One Thermodesulfobacteriota bacterium DNA segment encodes these proteins:
- a CDS encoding efflux RND transporter periplasmic adaptor subunit — MRPIKAGTFIAVICASVFIFSAHETPAQAPPPAPVEVDEVEVETLQKPVSLVGWVEPDKRSVVASEVEGIVESFPAKEGMYVRKGDVLAEFNTRTIEIALDQARAGKREAEARYDMARKNLARFEELEKKGVASVQQYQDALTEKEAWGARIGQLQAQIDSNEYSLAKSRITAPFGGYVIEEHTEVGQWVEKGGPVVEMIDTGTIDINIDMPERYVSKVKEGESVSVDFDALPGMKIGGVITSVVPQADSQTRTFPVKVTVDNKEGLIKSGMVSRVSFPIGDPSTVKLVPKDAIVSQNNAQFVYVVNEGAAQPLPVSTGMAYEDRIEVIGPVEKGMRIVVKGNERLMPNQPVQIINGKEKQDGKIN, encoded by the coding sequence ATGAGACCGATCAAAGCCGGAACATTTATCGCGGTAATATGCGCTTCGGTTTTCATATTTTCGGCGCACGAGACCCCGGCCCAGGCCCCTCCGCCCGCGCCCGTCGAGGTCGACGAGGTCGAGGTGGAGACCCTCCAGAAGCCCGTGAGCCTCGTAGGATGGGTCGAGCCCGACAAGAGGAGCGTCGTAGCGAGCGAGGTGGAGGGCATAGTCGAGAGCTTCCCTGCGAAGGAGGGCATGTACGTACGGAAAGGCGACGTGCTGGCGGAGTTCAACACGCGCACGATAGAGATCGCGCTCGATCAGGCGAGGGCCGGAAAGAGGGAAGCGGAGGCCCGGTACGATATGGCCCGGAAGAACCTCGCCAGGTTCGAGGAGCTCGAGAAAAAAGGTGTCGCCTCAGTCCAGCAGTATCAGGACGCGCTCACGGAGAAAGAGGCGTGGGGCGCCCGCATCGGACAGCTCCAGGCGCAGATAGACTCGAACGAATACAGCCTCGCGAAGTCGAGGATCACCGCTCCCTTCGGCGGATACGTCATCGAGGAGCACACCGAGGTCGGGCAGTGGGTGGAAAAGGGAGGGCCCGTCGTCGAAATGATAGATACGGGGACGATAGACATAAACATCGACATGCCAGAGCGCTACGTGAGCAAGGTTAAGGAGGGAGAGAGCGTATCGGTCGATTTCGACGCGCTCCCCGGAATGAAAATAGGGGGAGTGATAACGTCGGTCGTCCCGCAGGCGGACAGCCAGACGAGGACGTTCCCGGTTAAAGTCACGGTCGACAACAAGGAAGGGCTTATCAAGAGCGGGATGGTCTCGCGCGTATCGTTCCCGATAGGCGACCCTTCGACAGTAAAGCTCGTGCCCAAGGACGCCATAGTGTCCCAGAACAACGCCCAGTTCGTGTACGTGGTGAACGAGGGAGCCGCGCAGCCCCTGCCCGTAAGCACTGGGATGGCTTATGAGGACCGCATAGAGGTCATTGGGCCTGTCGAGAAAGGCATGAGGATAGTCGTCAAGGGGAACGAAAGGCTCATGCCCAACCAGCCCGTGCAGATAATAAACGGGAAAGAGAAACAAGACGGAAAAATTAACTGA
- a CDS encoding TolC family protein: protein MTKTLLLILISVTGTGGVLDLTLNDAVKIALENNRDIQIEEKNVEVSQGEIKTQEGVFDPFLNMLSFYNDGDEPTLNTFVPSGTISQKQFNAEAGVEGLLPTGTFYNLINFSTTWTETNSPLEDLSPSWFNNVSFSLGQELLRNFGVDVNRTFIITATRTSEISEKELEKRISEVLLEVERRYWLVVAARKNLDLERTALELAIDLKERNQIQVDVGVLPPVSVTQAESEVAAREVSVIRAENDLQAAHDDLKNILAMDLSQEIAAVDEPTTEVYTFSEEDSLAQAYERRPEMEQVELDIENKKTLKNYYSNQRLPRLAVEGSLQLQGLGGDENPDRLSFDEEPEPIPPQFDSPGDAFRQLWGADFATWQVLGIFSFPLFNRTARGNYIKATAELDRSAIVLSRTKDDVALDVKSAIRLIENSLRAIDAARVSVKLAEEVVSNEQERLNVGIGTTRDVLEAQRDLIDAGTREITAITSYNIALAELEYATGTILEKNNVRIENYGPAPDKPGSK, encoded by the coding sequence ATGACCAAAACGCTTCTCTTGATTTTGATCTCGGTGACCGGCACGGGGGGCGTTCTCGACCTTACTCTGAACGACGCCGTAAAGATAGCGCTCGAGAACAACAGGGACATACAGATAGAGGAGAAGAACGTCGAGGTCTCTCAGGGCGAGATCAAGACCCAGGAGGGCGTGTTCGACCCCTTCCTCAACATGCTGTCCTTCTATAACGACGGGGATGAACCCACGCTCAACACCTTCGTGCCGTCGGGCACGATCTCGCAGAAGCAATTCAACGCCGAGGCGGGCGTCGAAGGATTGCTCCCGACCGGCACGTTTTATAACCTGATTAATTTCTCGACGACGTGGACAGAGACTAACAGCCCTCTCGAGGACCTGAGCCCGAGCTGGTTCAACAACGTGAGCTTCAGCCTGGGGCAGGAGCTCTTGAGGAATTTCGGCGTCGACGTGAACAGGACGTTCATAATCACCGCCACGAGGACGAGCGAGATATCGGAGAAGGAGCTCGAGAAGAGGATATCCGAGGTGCTCCTCGAAGTGGAAAGGCGCTACTGGCTCGTAGTCGCCGCGAGGAAGAACCTCGATCTCGAACGCACCGCGCTCGAGCTCGCCATAGACCTCAAGGAGAGGAACCAGATCCAGGTGGACGTGGGCGTGCTGCCTCCGGTCTCGGTGACGCAGGCCGAGTCCGAAGTCGCCGCGAGGGAGGTGAGCGTGATCCGGGCCGAGAACGACCTCCAGGCCGCGCACGACGACCTGAAAAACATACTCGCGATGGACCTTTCCCAGGAGATAGCGGCCGTCGACGAGCCCACTACGGAGGTCTACACCTTCAGCGAGGAGGACTCGCTCGCCCAGGCGTACGAGCGCCGGCCGGAGATGGAGCAGGTGGAGCTCGACATAGAGAACAAGAAGACGCTCAAGAACTATTACTCGAACCAGAGGCTCCCGAGGCTCGCCGTGGAAGGGAGCCTCCAGCTCCAGGGCCTGGGCGGCGACGAGAACCCGGACAGGCTCAGCTTCGACGAGGAGCCCGAGCCCATACCGCCCCAGTTCGACAGCCCGGGCGACGCGTTCAGACAGCTCTGGGGCGCGGACTTCGCCACATGGCAGGTGCTGGGCATATTCAGCTTCCCGCTCTTCAACAGGACGGCGAGGGGAAATTACATAAAGGCCACCGCGGAGCTCGACAGGAGCGCGATAGTGCTCAGCAGGACGAAGGACGACGTCGCGCTCGACGTTAAGAGCGCGATTAGGCTGATAGAGAACAGCCTCCGTGCGATCGACGCCGCGAGGGTGTCCGTAAAGCTCGCCGAGGAGGTTGTGAGCAACGAGCAGGAGAGGCTGAACGTGGGTATAGGCACGACGCGAGACGTGCTCGAGGCGCAGAGGGACCTGATAGACGCGGGCACGAGGGAGATCACCGCGATAACGAGCTATAACATCGCCCTCGCCGAGCTCGAATACGCGACCGGCACCATACTCGAGAAAAATAACGTCCGCATAGAGAACTACGGCCCGGCTCCCGACAAGCCCGGAAGCAAATAA
- a CDS encoding shikimate kinase, which produces MSPERKKPKNIFLVGFMGAGKSTVGRVLARRLGWRYCDADKVIETKAGKTVSEIFSGPGEEHFRQAESETLLSLAGKERQVVATGGGAVMREENMLAMKRGGVTVYLKAPMSVIWERIKHSRTRPLLNVENPLEAATGLLAKRIPFYEAADITVDTEGLTPEEAAEEIMKRLGV; this is translated from the coding sequence ATGAGCCCCGAACGGAAAAAACCGAAAAACATATTCCTCGTGGGCTTCATGGGGGCGGGCAAGTCCACCGTCGGCAGGGTGCTCGCGCGGAGGCTCGGGTGGAGGTACTGCGACGCCGACAAGGTGATAGAGACGAAGGCCGGGAAGACGGTCTCCGAAATCTTTTCGGGCCCGGGCGAGGAACATTTCAGGCAGGCCGAATCGGAGACGCTCCTGTCGCTCGCAGGGAAGGAAAGGCAGGTCGTAGCCACGGGCGGCGGGGCTGTAATGAGGGAGGAGAACATGCTGGCGATGAAAAGGGGCGGCGTCACCGTCTACCTTAAAGCGCCGATGAGCGTCATCTGGGAGAGGATAAAGCACAGCAGGACGCGCCCGCTGCTCAACGTCGAGAACCCGCTCGAAGCCGCGACAGGTCTCCTCGCAAAGCGCATCCCTTTTTATGAAGCGGCGGATATAACCGTGGACACTGAGGGCCTCACGCCGGAAGAGGCGGCTGAGGAAATAATGAAGAGGCTCGGGGTTTGA
- a CDS encoding RimK/LysX family protein, whose amino-acid sequence MAKGRVKLLIGRKEKVDFPKLRLYGIDAKVDTGAYTSAIHCDSIRAVRKGGARFVRFRLLDPSHPAYDGREIRKPLLGRKKVKSSFGQTEYRYIIKTLVEIFGRTHEIELSLCDRSGMEHPILLGRKFIQDKFVVDVSRFDLSRKKKAIEVRGNGTARRRGKTGV is encoded by the coding sequence ATGGCAAAGGGAAGAGTCAAGCTGCTCATCGGAAGGAAGGAAAAGGTCGATTTCCCCAAGCTCAGGCTCTACGGGATCGACGCCAAGGTGGACACGGGGGCGTACACCTCGGCCATTCACTGCGACAGTATAAGGGCAGTGAGGAAGGGCGGCGCGAGGTTCGTGAGGTTCAGGCTGCTCGACCCCTCGCACCCCGCATACGACGGGAGGGAGATAAGGAAGCCGCTCCTCGGGAGAAAGAAGGTCAAGAGCTCCTTCGGCCAGACGGAGTACAGGTACATTATAAAAACACTCGTAGAGATCTTCGGAAGGACGCACGAGATAGAGCTCTCTCTCTGCGACAGGTCCGGGATGGAGCACCCGATACTGCTCGGGAGGAAATTCATTCAGGACAAGTTCGTGGTCGACGTCTCCAGGTTCGACCTGTCCCGGAAGAAGAAGGCCATAGAGGTCAGGGGGAACGGGACGGCGCGGCGGCGGGGAAAGACGGGCGTTTAG
- a CDS encoding TetR/AcrR family transcriptional regulator, giving the protein MSTDKALEKTEIAAKEAAKEKVNTHDRIIEAAIRLFSEKGFNGTTTKEIAEAADVNEALIFRHFSTKRDLYGAIIERKISEEPGIELPLETHKDSKDDRLVFTAIAARMFEKCGRDPSFMRLLHFSALEGHDLSDMFFDTYVEYINMLISDYIDTRIKDGAFKKLNPLYSSKAFIGMVVNQIIVQELFGEKKKNKTDYKELTDTFVEIFLEGIKSEKS; this is encoded by the coding sequence ATGTCAACAGATAAAGCGCTTGAGAAAACAGAAATAGCCGCGAAGGAAGCGGCGAAAGAGAAGGTCAACACGCACGACAGGATAATCGAGGCCGCGATCAGGCTCTTCTCCGAAAAGGGGTTCAACGGCACGACGACGAAAGAGATAGCGGAGGCGGCCGACGTGAACGAGGCGCTCATCTTCAGGCACTTCTCGACGAAGAGGGACCTCTACGGGGCCATCATCGAGCGGAAGATAAGCGAGGAGCCGGGAATAGAGCTCCCGCTCGAGACCCACAAGGACTCGAAGGACGACCGTCTCGTATTCACCGCGATAGCCGCGCGCATGTTCGAGAAATGCGGGAGGGACCCTTCGTTCATGAGACTCCTTCATTTCAGCGCCCTCGAAGGGCACGACCTCTCGGATATGTTCTTCGATACGTACGTCGAATATATAAACATGCTGATATCCGATTACATAGACACCAGGATAAAGGACGGCGCGTTCAAGAAGCTGAACCCGCTCTACTCCTCCAAAGCCTTCATCGGCATGGTCGTGAACCAGATAATCGTGCAGGAGCTCTTCGGGGAGAAGAAGAAGAATAAAACGGACTATAAAGAGCTTACAGATACGTTCGTCGAAATTTTCCTCGAAGGCATTAAATCGGAAAAATCGTAA
- the lspA gene encoding signal peptidase II has protein sequence MERYRTAAIITAIVVVIDQVSKWLVVERVPLYGKINLLPFLDVTHIRNPGAAFGIFRELPESLRLPLFIVVLIAAVVVIVYFLSKTGKNDRLLVYSLSLILGGAIGNSIDRFRLRYVTDFIDFHWFGNPALHWPPFNLSDSAITIGVILILFDTFILKRGR, from the coding sequence ATGGAGAGATACAGGACAGCCGCTATCATCACAGCGATAGTAGTCGTTATCGACCAGGTCTCGAAGTGGCTCGTGGTCGAGAGAGTGCCGCTTTACGGGAAGATAAACCTCCTCCCGTTCCTCGACGTCACCCACATCAGGAACCCCGGGGCGGCGTTCGGCATATTCCGGGAATTGCCGGAGTCTCTCAGGCTCCCGTTATTCATAGTGGTGCTCATCGCGGCCGTAGTCGTTATAGTGTACTTCCTCTCCAAGACCGGGAAGAACGACAGGCTCCTCGTCTACTCCCTCTCCCTGATACTGGGCGGGGCGATAGGCAATTCCATAGACAGGTTCAGGCTCCGCTATGTAACGGACTTCATCGACTTCCACTGGTTCGGGAACCCGGCGCTCCACTGGCCGCCTTTCAACCTCTCGGACTCGGCCATAACCATAGGCGTTATACTAATACTGTTCGACACGTTCATACTTAAACGGGGCAGGTAG
- a CDS encoding tetratricopeptide repeat protein, with the protein MNFERMFFSTTVLIPLALAVVISVALLFFPLVGALGFEYAAVTGFLLSFIAVFISAELITGDNRSHSAGKRISDRVSSILLVNFLILAVVYLIGLLGSVFKGDCFIKEGTVFFLLITVVSVFFSSALGLLSGFVLRRRGFIAGALSLVCIFAYALLELYNEPSLFVYNPLFGFFPGPIYDEAIPVTDTLIAYRLITVLWGLLFLILLYIANGFSYRRVGAWDMLKLVAVGVTLVTAYSYEHELGISYDREYITGEILPASYETDDFIIYYDPASKAARRIDLIAGDHEWRYRELSEFLELDTREKIRSYVYPDAETRKRVVGAGDTTIANPIHKEIHLVYDAFPDPILKHELTHVMAGDFGTEYLRMSPKVGLLEGLAVAADWSGDGYDPHQWSKAITENGMAPDIEDITGFGFWYAPPAIAYTLMGSFSRYLIDTYGMDKFKTVYRTGNFSVYGKTLTELETEWKNFLKGVPASAEINKLAKARFGAPGIFTASCPRRVAELKAEGFEYYGSDNFGKARESFAEALQYDGSDPVLLNGLAYSCYYEGDYDEAGRIAGETDGLTQVDRAALENLRANALWQKGDTQAAGRIFSSLRAGPLPDDLKREIDIKLTAIDAGGTPGESVRDFFSTRDRTLQSVSLSESILNSPDYAPSYYLLGRLLYNTGEYERAVPYLSMAEYLGLPTEELTRENLRLLGISLFATGRYDESDMIWSRVASGGDNESRAYALDFLKRSAWGRKNLLK; encoded by the coding sequence ATGAATTTCGAGCGGATGTTCTTCTCCACGACGGTGCTTATCCCCCTCGCTCTCGCCGTGGTCATATCCGTTGCGCTCCTGTTCTTTCCCCTCGTGGGCGCGCTCGGCTTCGAGTACGCGGCGGTCACGGGCTTCCTGCTCTCGTTCATAGCCGTATTCATATCGGCGGAGCTTATAACGGGCGACAACAGATCCCACTCGGCGGGGAAGCGCATCTCTGACAGGGTATCGTCCATTCTCCTCGTTAACTTCCTCATCCTCGCGGTCGTCTACCTGATAGGCCTCCTGGGCTCGGTCTTCAAGGGGGACTGCTTCATAAAGGAAGGGACAGTGTTCTTCCTCCTCATCACTGTCGTGAGCGTTTTCTTCTCGTCCGCGCTCGGGCTGCTCTCGGGCTTCGTTCTGAGAAGGAGGGGGTTCATCGCGGGGGCGCTCTCTCTCGTCTGCATATTCGCATACGCCCTCCTCGAGCTCTACAACGAGCCATCGCTCTTCGTCTACAATCCGCTCTTCGGGTTCTTCCCCGGCCCCATATACGACGAAGCGATACCGGTCACGGACACTCTCATTGCGTACAGGCTTATCACCGTCCTCTGGGGGCTCCTCTTCCTCATACTGCTCTATATCGCGAACGGGTTCAGCTACAGGCGCGTGGGCGCGTGGGACATGCTTAAGCTCGTCGCAGTCGGCGTCACCCTCGTCACGGCTTACTCGTACGAGCACGAGCTCGGGATAAGCTACGACAGGGAATACATAACGGGGGAAATCCTCCCGGCGTCCTACGAGACGGACGACTTCATCATTTACTACGACCCCGCGTCAAAAGCGGCGAGGCGCATAGACCTCATCGCGGGCGACCACGAATGGAGGTACAGGGAGCTCAGCGAATTCCTCGAACTCGACACCCGGGAGAAGATACGCTCCTACGTCTATCCCGATGCGGAGACGCGGAAAAGGGTCGTCGGAGCGGGCGACACCACTATAGCGAACCCTATACACAAGGAGATTCATCTGGTCTATGACGCGTTCCCCGACCCGATACTCAAGCACGAGCTCACTCACGTGATGGCCGGGGATTTCGGTACCGAGTATCTCCGCATGAGCCCCAAGGTCGGTCTCCTCGAAGGGCTCGCCGTGGCGGCCGACTGGAGCGGGGACGGCTACGACCCCCACCAGTGGTCGAAGGCGATAACGGAGAACGGCATGGCCCCCGATATAGAGGACATAACGGGGTTCGGGTTCTGGTACGCGCCACCCGCGATCGCCTACACGCTAATGGGCTCTTTTTCGAGATATCTCATAGACACGTACGGCATGGACAAGTTCAAGACCGTTTACAGGACGGGGAATTTTTCCGTCTACGGCAAGACACTCACCGAGCTCGAGACCGAGTGGAAGAATTTCCTTAAGGGCGTGCCCGCGTCAGCGGAAATAAACAAGCTCGCGAAGGCCAGGTTCGGAGCGCCCGGCATCTTCACCGCCTCGTGCCCGAGGAGGGTGGCCGAGCTCAAGGCGGAGGGGTTCGAATATTACGGGAGCGACAATTTCGGAAAGGCGCGGGAATCCTTCGCGGAGGCTTTACAGTACGACGGGAGCGACCCGGTCCTTCTCAACGGGCTTGCGTACTCGTGCTACTACGAGGGCGACTACGACGAGGCCGGTAGAATTGCCGGGGAGACGGACGGCCTCACCCAGGTGGACAGGGCGGCCCTCGAGAACCTGAGAGCGAACGCCCTCTGGCAGAAGGGCGATACGCAGGCGGCAGGCCGTATATTCAGCTCTCTCCGCGCGGGCCCGCTGCCCGACGACCTCAAGCGCGAGATAGACATAAAGCTCACCGCCATAGATGCGGGCGGCACTCCCGGGGAAAGCGTGAGGGATTTCTTCTCGACGAGGGACAGGACGCTGCAGTCGGTCTCGCTCTCGGAGTCGATACTGAATTCCCCCGACTACGCGCCGTCCTACTATCTCCTCGGCAGACTCCTCTATAATACGGGGGAGTACGAGAGGGCGGTGCCTTACCTCTCCATGGCCGAATACCTGGGCCTTCCGACAGAAGAGCTCACGAGGGAGAACCTCCGCCTGCTCGGCATATCCCTCTTCGCGACGGGCAGGTACGATGAATCGGACATGATATGGAGCCGCGTCGCGTCGGGCGGGGACAATGAATCGAGGGCGTACGCTCTCGATTTCCTGAAAAGGTCCGCATGGGGCAGGAAAAACCTGTTGAAGTAA
- a CDS encoding cyclase family protein, with protein sequence MQTRSPRQSGGKKNYTLGSEDWIDITVPLSDGMVHWPGDPPVKVFRVRDMGKGDDFNMTALSMSVHTATHLDAPSHFTKLKTGIDKMPLSAVVGRARVIEIEDRELIKPEELRPHRIKKGERILFKTRNSRRRWDKKPFAENFVHLSTDAAKYLVERQVQTIGVDYLSIGGYEGNVTEVHHIILNARIWVIEGLDLSQVEPGDYELICLPIKIEDCEGAPARALLRPV encoded by the coding sequence ATGCAGACGCGCTCCCCAAGACAGTCAGGCGGTAAAAAGAACTACACCCTCGGCTCGGAGGACTGGATAGACATAACCGTGCCTCTATCGGACGGCATGGTGCACTGGCCGGGCGACCCTCCGGTCAAGGTGTTCCGCGTCCGCGACATGGGGAAGGGGGACGACTTCAACATGACCGCGCTCTCTATGTCCGTCCATACGGCGACGCATCTCGACGCCCCTTCTCATTTCACGAAGCTCAAGACAGGGATCGACAAGATGCCGCTCTCGGCCGTCGTAGGCAGGGCGCGCGTGATAGAGATAGAGGACAGGGAGCTGATAAAGCCCGAAGAGCTCCGCCCGCACCGCATAAAGAAGGGCGAGCGCATACTGTTCAAGACGCGGAATTCAAGGCGGAGGTGGGACAAAAAGCCCTTCGCCGAAAATTTCGTCCACCTCTCGACGGACGCCGCGAAGTATCTCGTCGAGCGGCAGGTGCAGACGATCGGCGTCGATTACCTCTCCATAGGCGGATACGAGGGGAACGTCACAGAGGTGCATCACATAATACTGAACGCGCGCATATGGGTCATAGAGGGCCTCGACCTCTCGCAGGTGGAGCCCGGGGACTACGAGCTCATATGCCTCCCTATAAAGATAGAGGACTGCGAGGGCGCCCCCGCCCGCGCATTGCTGCGGCCGGTTTGA
- a CDS encoding riboflavin synthase has translation MFTGIVEDIGTVAGIKRRAKESSITFRVKKIGAGEIAKGESISVNGACLTVTSVEGDTFTVDASRETLSRTSLGKLRAGSPVNLERSLRAGDRMGGHIVSGHVDGVGKVKSKKKRGSSVEFRFAAAGHVMKYIVEKGSVAIDGVSLTVNTVESGEFTVNIIPYTLAETTFGSLRAGSPVNIECDIIGKYVEKFMTAKRDEYTVY, from the coding sequence ATGTTCACGGGGATAGTAGAGGACATAGGGACAGTCGCCGGTATCAAGCGCCGCGCGAAGGAATCGTCCATTACGTTCCGGGTGAAGAAGATAGGCGCCGGGGAGATCGCCAAGGGCGAGAGCATATCCGTGAACGGCGCGTGCCTCACGGTGACCTCGGTCGAAGGGGATACGTTCACGGTCGACGCGTCGCGCGAGACGCTTTCGAGGACGAGCCTCGGGAAGCTCAGGGCAGGGAGCCCGGTCAACCTCGAGCGCTCGCTCAGGGCCGGGGACAGGATGGGCGGGCACATCGTGAGCGGGCACGTGGACGGCGTAGGGAAGGTCAAATCGAAAAAGAAGCGGGGGTCGTCCGTGGAGTTCAGGTTCGCGGCCGCAGGCCACGTCATGAAATATATCGTCGAGAAGGGCTCGGTCGCCATAGACGGCGTGAGCCTCACGGTAAATACCGTCGAGAGCGGCGAATTCACGGTGAACATTATCCCCTACACGCTCGCGGAAACGACGTTCGGCTCGCTCAGGGCAGGGAGCCCCGTAAACATAGAGTGCGATATAATCGGAAAGTACGTGGAAAAGTTCATGACCGCCAAAAGAGACGAGTACACGGTCTATTGA
- the mgtE gene encoding magnesium transporter gives MFQGSPLEYYIKKFSEYDPVISAHVIETMDVEESAEVFKSLPPHVSKTIFENLQNEYAAMLLGRLPDDMAGEIIRSMEPLKVSLIVSVCPMALKDKIANNLTEKQKREIGELLEYPRDSVGYMMSPIFLALRDDLRISDAVAKIKQMAGQENMPLSYVYVVDADFKLAGVLSMRDLLIRDPHMKLSDVMIKNVFYLNAFMDVEDAASIVSKQKFFAVPVVDNNQKLVGIVNTSQLLSDMQEEYSADIQTIFGVHSDERPFSDTVFSLKKRLPWLNINLATAFLAGAVVALFDSTIAKVTVLAVFIPIVASQGGNGGAQSLAVVMRGLVMREISKSDFPKLLWKELKLGLINGVITGLITAVIAYIWLGDATLGYVVGLAMIISLLIAGLSGAVIPIGLKALGLDPAQSSMIILTTVTDILGLAALLGLATIFFGVTL, from the coding sequence ATGTTCCAAGGCTCGCCGCTCGAATACTACATAAAGAAATTCTCCGAATACGACCCCGTCATATCGGCGCACGTGATTGAGACGATGGACGTGGAGGAGAGCGCGGAGGTGTTCAAGTCCCTGCCGCCGCACGTATCGAAGACGATATTCGAAAACCTCCAGAACGAGTACGCGGCCATGCTCCTCGGCCGTCTTCCCGACGATATGGCGGGTGAGATCATACGGAGCATGGAGCCGCTCAAGGTGTCGCTCATAGTGAGCGTCTGCCCCATGGCGCTCAAGGACAAGATAGCGAATAACCTTACCGAAAAGCAGAAGCGCGAGATAGGGGAGCTGCTGGAATACCCGAGGGACAGCGTGGGCTACATGATGAGCCCCATATTCCTCGCGTTAAGGGACGACCTCCGCATATCAGACGCCGTGGCGAAGATAAAGCAGATGGCCGGGCAGGAGAACATGCCGCTCTCATACGTCTACGTGGTCGACGCGGACTTCAAGTTGGCAGGTGTGCTCAGCATGAGGGACCTGCTCATAAGGGACCCTCACATGAAGCTCTCTGACGTTATGATAAAGAACGTGTTTTACTTAAACGCCTTCATGGACGTGGAAGACGCGGCCAGCATCGTATCGAAGCAGAAGTTCTTCGCCGTCCCTGTAGTCGACAACAACCAGAAGTTGGTAGGCATCGTTAACACGAGCCAGCTCCTTAGCGACATGCAGGAGGAATACTCGGCCGACATACAGACGATATTCGGCGTCCACAGCGACGAGAGGCCTTTCTCGGATACCGTCTTCTCGCTCAAAAAGAGGCTCCCGTGGCTCAACATAAACCTCGCCACGGCGTTCCTCGCGGGCGCGGTCGTCGCCCTTTTCGACAGCACTATAGCGAAGGTCACGGTGCTCGCGGTATTCATCCCCATAGTGGCTAGCCAGGGAGGGAACGGCGGCGCGCAGTCCTTAGCCGTCGTCATGAGGGGGCTCGTCATGCGCGAGATATCGAAAAGCGATTTCCCGAAGCTCCTCTGGAAGGAGCTCAAGCTGGGCCTCATAAACGGCGTAATCACGGGGCTCATCACGGCGGTTATCGCGTACATATGGCTCGGAGACGCGACGCTCGGTTATGTGGTCGGGCTCGCGATGATAATAAGCCTGCTCATAGCGGGCCTCTCGGGAGCCGTCATTCCCATAGGGCTCAAGGCCCTGGGCCTCGACCCCGCGCAGTCCTCCATGATAATACTCACGACCGTGACCGACATACTGGGGCTTGCGGCGCTGCTGGGTTTGGCTACAATCTTCTTCGGCGTAACTCTGTAA
- the trxA gene encoding thioredoxin: MAANGIIELSDSNFDAEVLRSDVPVLVDFWAPWCGPCRAIAPAVEEISSSYQGKLKVGKLNVDESPQTTMKFGIRSIPTLIVFKGGMAVEQIIGAVPKGEIERAVGKAL; this comes from the coding sequence ATGGCTGCCAACGGAATAATCGAATTGAGCGACTCTAACTTCGACGCCGAGGTTCTGAGGAGCGACGTGCCGGTGCTGGTCGATTTCTGGGCGCCCTGGTGCGGCCCCTGCCGGGCGATAGCCCCCGCCGTCGAGGAGATTTCGTCTTCATATCAGGGGAAGCTCAAAGTCGGCAAGCTCAACGTCGACGAGAGCCCGCAGACCACAATGAAGTTCGGGATCCGGAGCATCCCGACGCTCATCGTCTTCAAAGGCGGGATGGCCGTCGAGCAGATAATAGGCGCCGTGCCTAAAGGGGAAATAGAGAGGGCGGTCGGAAAAGCCCTCTGA